From Cumulibacter manganitolerans, one genomic window encodes:
- a CDS encoding peptidylprolyl isomerase — MTFATLHTNKGDIRIELFDNHAPKTVKNFVELAEGSREWTHPATGKSSTDPLYDGVIFHRIISGFMIQGGDPLGQGFGGPGYTFDDEIHPELQFTKKYLLAMANAGKRGGKGTNGSQFFITTTTPEWLNGKHTIFGEVADEASKKVVDEIESVPTDRNDKPLDDVVINSVTIEK, encoded by the coding sequence ATGACCTTCGCAACGCTGCACACCAACAAGGGCGATATCCGCATCGAGCTGTTCGACAACCACGCGCCGAAGACCGTGAAGAACTTCGTCGAGCTCGCCGAGGGCAGCCGCGAGTGGACCCACCCGGCTACCGGCAAGAGCTCCACCGACCCGCTGTACGACGGCGTCATCTTCCACCGGATCATCTCCGGGTTCATGATCCAGGGCGGCGATCCGCTCGGACAGGGCTTCGGCGGACCGGGCTACACGTTCGACGACGAGATCCACCCCGAGCTGCAGTTCACCAAGAAGTACCTGCTGGCGATGGCCAACGCGGGCAAGCGGGGCGGCAAGGGCACCAACGGGTCGCAGTTCTTCATCACGACCACCACCCCGGAGTGGCTGAACGGCAAGCACACCATCTTCGGCGAGGTCGCCGACGAGGCCTCCAAGAAGGTCGTCGACGAGATCGAGTCGGTGCCGACCGACCGCAACGACAAGCCGCTGGACGACGTGGTCATCAACTCGGTGACGATCGAGAAGTAG
- a CDS encoding L,D-transpeptidase has product MKGTLIGSARGLFTTVLSALLVVAYAGSAGASGFDLTLTATGVATDYAPTSTLGSARYTLTVHNPTAVAEPVSTQVTPALPDGAAVTGVTATAVTVGGADKPVQAGHPTGGAYLVDEATVPAGETYTYTVTVAYSYQGTPTALNCAAGGGLRIDAALLVGGATGASATACLEAPAPVDATSTAPDTASGSSSSSDASSGSSSSSSSAAPSESPTATATPTPESPKPAPSASATTEPSPALDAQPKTTSAGWNDNPVGTFGSWVNSDGLIYFTGWAYDPSDMSQAPITMWTMDGSVVAYQAATLASPDLYPYGVYNRGVFGALRAPNPGQHSVCMFVINIGPGASQLVKCLDVNVPNADPTGDIGTALLGNGDIYVGGYAYDPSDPYAKTVVWITDNGSVAGAFYAQAPGTDLSAYGVPGWHGIDYRFSPSTYGNHQVCLYVHNIGWGKGTWPKCTTVTINPDAYRDNPRGDFNVTGNQGAIGVGGWAYDPNQWGVATQTMWTVDGNAVGFANANQPQPGVNMYLGVSGNHGVNVGLPASVGWHTVCMYVVNVGLGATQMTKCTNVNVVAPPNPCPAYAKACVDLTHSTTWLQSNGQIYYGPVKQIAGRAGYRTPTGTFKVYWKDIDHLSSEFGGAPMPYSIFFVGGVAFHVGSLTTPSHGCIHLSWEAAKVYWDQLQVGDVVYVFGSAPY; this is encoded by the coding sequence ATGAAGGGCACCCTCATCGGCTCGGCTCGCGGGCTGTTCACCACCGTGCTGTCGGCGCTCCTCGTCGTCGCGTACGCCGGCTCGGCCGGCGCCTCCGGGTTCGACCTGACGCTGACCGCCACCGGGGTGGCCACCGACTACGCGCCGACGAGCACGCTGGGCTCGGCCCGCTACACGCTCACGGTGCACAACCCGACCGCCGTGGCCGAGCCGGTGTCGACGCAGGTCACGCCCGCGCTTCCGGACGGCGCCGCCGTCACCGGCGTCACGGCCACCGCCGTGACCGTCGGCGGAGCCGACAAGCCGGTGCAGGCGGGACACCCCACCGGTGGGGCGTACCTCGTCGACGAGGCGACCGTCCCGGCCGGCGAGACCTACACGTACACCGTCACCGTGGCCTACTCCTACCAGGGCACGCCGACGGCGCTGAACTGCGCGGCCGGCGGCGGCCTGCGGATCGACGCGGCGCTGCTCGTCGGCGGGGCGACCGGCGCCAGCGCGACCGCCTGCCTCGAGGCACCCGCTCCGGTCGACGCGACGTCCACCGCCCCCGACACGGCGTCCGGGTCGTCCTCGTCGTCGGACGCGTCCTCCGGATCGTCGTCCTCGTCGTCCTCCGCGGCACCATCCGAGTCGCCGACCGCGACGGCCACCCCCACCCCCGAGTCGCCGAAGCCCGCTCCGTCGGCGTCCGCCACGACCGAGCCGTCCCCCGCGCTCGACGCGCAGCCGAAGACGACGAGCGCGGGCTGGAACGACAATCCCGTCGGCACCTTCGGCTCGTGGGTCAACAGCGACGGCCTCATCTACTTCACCGGCTGGGCCTACGACCCGAGCGACATGTCGCAGGCCCCGATCACCATGTGGACCATGGACGGCAGCGTGGTGGCGTACCAGGCCGCGACGCTGGCGTCCCCGGACCTCTACCCGTACGGCGTCTACAACCGCGGGGTGTTCGGGGCGTTGCGCGCGCCCAACCCGGGCCAGCACTCGGTGTGCATGTTCGTCATCAACATCGGCCCCGGCGCCAGCCAGCTGGTGAAGTGCCTCGACGTCAACGTGCCCAACGCCGACCCGACCGGCGACATCGGCACCGCGCTGCTGGGCAACGGCGACATCTACGTCGGCGGGTACGCCTACGACCCGAGCGATCCGTACGCCAAGACCGTCGTCTGGATCACCGACAACGGCTCGGTGGCCGGCGCGTTCTACGCGCAGGCACCCGGCACCGACCTCTCGGCGTACGGCGTCCCCGGCTGGCACGGCATCGACTACCGGTTCAGCCCGTCGACGTACGGCAACCACCAGGTGTGCCTGTACGTGCACAACATCGGTTGGGGGAAGGGCACCTGGCCGAAGTGCACCACCGTCACCATCAACCCCGACGCCTACCGCGACAACCCGCGCGGCGACTTCAACGTGACCGGCAACCAGGGCGCGATCGGCGTCGGCGGCTGGGCCTACGACCCCAACCAGTGGGGCGTCGCCACGCAGACCATGTGGACCGTCGACGGCAACGCCGTCGGGTTCGCCAACGCCAACCAGCCGCAGCCCGGGGTCAACATGTACCTCGGCGTCAGCGGCAACCACGGCGTCAACGTGGGTCTGCCGGCCAGCGTTGGCTGGCACACCGTCTGCATGTACGTCGTCAACGTCGGGCTCGGCGCCACCCAGATGACCAAGTGCACGAACGTCAACGTGGTCGCGCCGCCCAACCCGTGCCCGGCGTACGCCAAGGCCTGCGTCGACCTGACGCACAGCACCACCTGGCTGCAGTCCAACGGACAGATCTACTACGGCCCGGTCAAGCAGATCGCGGGCCGCGCCGGCTACCGGACGCCGACCGGCACCTTCAAGGTGTACTGGAAGGACATCGACCACCTCTCCAGCGAGTTCGGCGGCGCCCCGATGCCCTACTCGATCTTCTTCGTCGGCGGCGTGGCCTTCCACGTCGGCAGCCTGACGACGCCGTCGCACGGCTGCATCCACCTGTCGTGGGAGGCCGCGAAGGTGTACTGGGACCAGCTGCAGGTCGGGGACGTCGTCTACGTCTTCGGGTCTGCGCCCTACTAG
- a CDS encoding DUF2020 domain-containing protein gives MPARALAVLGAVVACVAGCSSTGEGNRVPGTSAGPGGGSATGSAGGQPAGSSQPSAAPGPPGASAAPSATRVSVSDGSCPYLGEDFVEATVGQRIASVVVTTTEPPSGPRPQCEFVRADGDVAVSVRTRAVAPGAGLAAALAEVPGGNPANAGEGGSVRVDSAQSRTDLAAWAGTALVVVTLNQASSLEAVEIAKAVLEGL, from the coding sequence GTGCCGGCCCGGGCGCTCGCGGTCCTCGGTGCGGTCGTCGCCTGCGTCGCGGGATGCTCGAGCACCGGTGAGGGAAACCGCGTCCCCGGGACGTCGGCCGGCCCCGGAGGCGGCAGCGCAACCGGGTCCGCCGGCGGCCAGCCTGCGGGATCGTCGCAGCCGTCGGCCGCCCCCGGGCCGCCGGGCGCATCGGCGGCGCCCAGCGCGACCCGGGTGAGCGTCAGCGACGGTTCGTGCCCGTATCTCGGAGAGGACTTCGTCGAAGCCACGGTGGGCCAGCGCATCGCGTCCGTGGTCGTCACGACCACCGAGCCACCGTCCGGCCCGCGGCCGCAGTGCGAGTTCGTGCGCGCGGACGGCGACGTCGCGGTGTCGGTGCGCACCCGGGCAGTGGCGCCCGGTGCGGGGCTCGCGGCAGCGCTCGCCGAGGTGCCGGGCGGCAACCCGGCGAACGCCGGCGAGGGCGGATCGGTGCGGGTCGACAGCGCCCAGTCCCGGACCGACCTCGCCGCGTGGGCCGGTACCGCGCTGGTGGTCGTGACCCTCAACCAGGCGAGCTCTCTGGAGGCGGTCGAGATCGCCAAGGCGGTGCTCGAGGGGCTCTGA
- a CDS encoding L,D-transpeptidase family protein, producing MFTKAAASIGTGESVKVSITVQTPNPGVPFGDVTLVVDGAGYATATLNTAGNMAFTVKGLADGDHSYYAKFAGNPSFLANQSKAKSLHVLSAAEIAAAKKQKEEQAAAAAANPCPATAEACVDLTSNTTWLQKDGVVTAGPFKQIAGRNGHRTPPGTYTVQWKDIDHLSKEFDNAPMPYSIFFNGEGMAFHVGSLSTPSHGCVHLSESAAKTYWDALQPGDVVYIYGSPQY from the coding sequence ATCTTCACCAAGGCAGCGGCCTCGATCGGCACCGGTGAGAGCGTCAAGGTATCGATCACCGTCCAGACGCCGAACCCCGGCGTGCCGTTCGGCGACGTCACCCTCGTCGTGGACGGCGCCGGCTATGCCACCGCCACGCTGAACACCGCCGGCAACATGGCATTCACCGTCAAGGGCCTCGCCGACGGCGACCACAGCTACTACGCGAAGTTCGCCGGCAACCCGAGCTTCCTCGCCAACCAGAGCAAGGCGAAGTCGCTGCACGTGCTGAGCGCCGCCGAGATCGCCGCCGCCAAGAAGCAGAAGGAAGAGCAGGCGGCCGCCGCGGCCGCCAACCCCTGCCCGGCCACGGCCGAGGCGTGCGTCGACCTGACCAGCAACACGACGTGGCTGCAGAAGGACGGCGTGGTGACCGCCGGGCCGTTCAAGCAGATCGCCGGGCGCAACGGGCACCGCACGCCGCCGGGCACCTACACCGTGCAGTGGAAGGACATCGATCACCTGTCGAAGGAGTTCGACAACGCGCCGATGCCGTACTCGATCTTCTTCAACGGCGAGGGCATGGCCTTCCACGTCGGCTCGCTGAGCACCCCGTCGCACGGCTGCGTGCACCTGTCCGAGTCGGCCGCGAAGACCTACTGGGACGCGCTGCAGCCCGGGGACGTCGTGTACATCTACGGCTCGCCGCAGTACTAG
- a CDS encoding YceI family protein, with product MSTQHTSGRVGSPPLAGDWQVDPRASEARFAVRDKLVATVHGTIPIADGGATVTDGGSVVGAWVALLVPGIATGNAHRDKDLQKPGLLDGAGHPAIRVEVATAGRTAYGWSGSGVVRARGATAPIVLEATLAEVTGTELRVGVRGRLDRRPLGIRAPYFIIGRHLELDVTLVCHRPLGR from the coding sequence ATGAGCACGCAGCACACCAGCGGGCGGGTCGGCTCCCCGCCGCTCGCCGGCGACTGGCAGGTGGATCCGCGGGCGAGCGAGGCGCGCTTCGCCGTCCGCGACAAGCTGGTGGCCACGGTGCATGGCACGATCCCGATCGCGGACGGCGGCGCGACGGTCACCGACGGCGGATCGGTGGTCGGCGCCTGGGTCGCTCTCCTCGTGCCGGGCATCGCCACCGGGAACGCGCACCGGGACAAGGACCTGCAGAAACCCGGGCTGCTGGACGGAGCCGGCCATCCCGCGATCCGGGTGGAGGTCGCGACGGCCGGCCGAACCGCATACGGCTGGTCCGGCAGCGGCGTCGTGCGAGCGCGCGGCGCCACCGCACCGATCGTGCTCGAGGCGACGCTGGCCGAGGTGACCGGCACCGAGCTGCGGGTCGGTGTCCGGGGACGGCTCGACCGGCGTCCGCTGGGCATCCGGGCGCCGTACTTCATCATCGGCCGGCACCTGGAGCTCGACGTCACCCTGGTCTGCCATCGGCCGCTCGGCCGATGA